A stretch of the Capsicum annuum cultivar UCD-10X-F1 chromosome 8, UCD10Xv1.1, whole genome shotgun sequence genome encodes the following:
- the LOC107839248 gene encoding uncharacterized protein LOC107839248 produces MEEGTQILEINLISAQSLKTPVTNLRRMQTYALLWIDPSTKLRSKIDNVGGENPTWNDKFLFRVSPEFISGETSGVSVEIYGVGYIKDFLIGTVRLLISNFLNGTSSTATPAFTAVQIRRPSGRFHGVLNIAASFSADSSLLNGLSAVCFRDLMQEKENGGRWRRRRLSRIGSKRSEVSSSGEYCDFSDGTDSTTSSSSSSAAMSTALKDWNCVRKVAAMAGKKDVKSDAGGLLCGLMMQKKIQLRSLDQNSGFWEESFEKEK; encoded by the coding sequence ATGGAAGAGGGAACTCAAATTCTCGAGATCAATTTGATCTCTGCTCAATCCCTCAAAACCCCTGTCACTAACTTGCGCCGTATGCAGACTTACGCTCTTCTCTGGATTGATCCATCCACCAAGCTCCGTTCCAAGATCGATAATGTCGGTGGTGAAAACCCTACCTGGAACGACAAATTCCTCTTCCGCGTTTCCCCAGAGTTTATTTCCGGTGAAACTTCCGGCGTGTCAGTTGAAATCTACGGCGTCGGTTACATCAAGGATTTTCTCATCGGTACTGTTCGTTTACTGATTAGTAATTTTCTTAACGGAACTAGTAGTACTGCGACTCCGGCTTTCACAGCGGTACAAATAAGACGACCTTCTGGAAGATTCCATGGAGTTTTGAACATTGCTGCTTCGTTTAGTGCTGATTCTTCGTTGTTGAATGGGTTATCTGCTGTCTGTTTCCGTGATTTGATGCAAGAGAAAGAGAATGGTGGTCGATGGCGGCGACGCCGTCTTAGCCGTATAGGCTCGAAACGGAGTGAGGTATCATCAAGCGGCGAGTATTGCGATTTCTCCGACGGCACTGATTCGACGACTTCGTCTTCGTCGTCGTCAGCGGCGATGTCAACGGCGTTGAAAGATTGGAACTGTGTACGAAAAGTTGCAGCGATGGCGGGAAAGAAAGATGTGAAATCTGACGCTGGAGGTTTGTTGTGTGGGTTGATGATGCAGAAGAAGATTCAACTGCGTTCGTTGGATCAGAATTCGGGATTCTGGGAAGAATCATTTgagaaggaaaaataa